The DNA region GTTTTGGATAATATATTAGCCGGATAGTATTATAGCAATCGGCGCATCGCAGAGGCGGCGATTACCATTTGGCGGCGATGCTGGAGCATCTGTAAATACAGCAATATTTGTATAGACAAACAGAAAAAATTTGTATATATTTAAAGCAAACAACAATACTTACGGCCGTTACAGCACACGGAACTGCGGGCTTGAACGTCCTGAATTCCGGCATTTTCAAAAAACATTCATGAACAAACTACAGGGAGGAGTTACAATGAACAGAAAATACACTACACAGATATCCGCTCTTTTAATGAGCGCTGCCGTAACTGCGGCTTCCTGCCCGCCGGCAGCACTGGTAAGGGCAGTAGATCTGAACGAAACCGGAACGGCAGGCGGATACACTTATAATTTATGGAACCAGAACGAAACCGGAGATGTGGAGTTCACACCTGACGCTGACGGAAAACTGGATCTGAAATATTCCGGCATAGAAGACATTATGCTTACCAAAGGCACCAGATTCGGATCAGAATACAAATGGAGCAGTTACGGAAAGATAACAGCAAACTATGACATTGATTATTCTATAACTGAAGTCAAACCTGAAACAGAATTCACGGCCAGCACTGCACTTTTCGGCATATACGGCTGGACAGAAAATTCCAGAGTCAAAACAAAGACAGATTATGCTCCGGAAAACACCAGAGCTGAGTATTATGTTGTGGAAGGCTGGTATAAATGGAGACCGCCGGGATCAGGTACACTGCTTGAAACTGTGGAAATAGACGGAAAACTATATGATATCTATGCTACACGCACAATTACAATGGGCGGTATAATGGGCACTGATAACGGCTGGCAGCAGTTCTGGAGCATAAGAAGAGACAGCGAAATTACGGACACTTCAGCCAATATCAGCGGTACAGTCACACTTTCCGAGCACTTCAAAGTATGGGAAAAGTACGGATTCGATCCTGACTCTGATCTCTACGACACCACAGTCAGCGCTGAAGTATACAGATGCGGCGGACAGATCACCATGAATAAAGGCTGCGAAGTTCTGACTGAATATACGAATGAACAGTTAGCGAAAACCGGACCGGCTGAAACGGTTGTCACCGATCCGAAACCGGAAATAACAGCGTCTGAAGATACGGTCACACCGGAGATCACAGATGTCCCTGAAACCGAACCTGCGGTAACTGATCTGGCCGCTCCGGAAGAAAATCCTGCAGTCACAGATCCGACTGTTCCGGAGGAAAAACCTGCAGTTACAGATCCAGTGGCATCTGAAGAACCGGAAATCACCGATCCGGACAAACCGGATCCTCCATCAGCTGAACCTGAGATCATACCTGGTGACGCTGACGGAAACGGTTCAATTAACTGTGCCGATCTTATCGCTATGAAAAAGGAACTTCTTTATTCGGACAGCAAACATGACATCACTCCGTTCGATCTGAACAAAGACCGGAAAATCAACATTGTCGATTTCATACTGTTGAAAAACGCTATCATGTCAGACGGCAGATAAAACTTAAATATAAAACTCATCCCCCTTATACGCATTATTACTAAGCGTGTAAGGGGGATGTTAGCATTATTCACGCAAACACTTGATTTGGAAGCGTATAAATGCTACAATTACAAATGAACAACTTGAAAAGAGGTGCGCCATGAAATACATTCTTATGCATAAGAACATCGAAACTGCTCTTATAGATATCGACGATGTACTCGGAGGAATTAGTGTAATTGAAGATATTTACTCGGAGAAGCATCTTCCGGTGGGTGTGATAACTTCGAAAGGGTCAAATGAAAAAGCTGTCCGTAGCTCACTTAACAGATGGTGGCGCGGCAGATGTATTCCGGCGAGCAGAGCCGGCATAAATGAAGCACTGGAAACGATCGGAGCTGACGACACCTCTCTGCTTCTCACACGCTGTCTGGGACTCAGTCTTTCGGATCATTACTGGATAAGGCCTGCGGACTCGGATCTGAAATGGGAAAACATAAACTTCTTCGAGAACGATTTTTCCGATGACATGGGCGACGTACTGTTCGGTAAAAAGATAAGCCCGTCGGACATTGAGTTTCTTTCGCCGGACAACACATCTGACGGCGACCTGAAAAAAACGATGGAAGATCATCGACGGAAAGCGCTGTCTGATAAAAGGCGGATCATACCCGTACCGCCAGCAGCCGTATAACGAAGTCATAGCCTCACTGATCGCGGAAAAGCTCGGCATAGCACATGTACACTACGACATGATAACCATAACCGGCGAACCTTTCAGCATTTGCGAGGACTTTGTGACCACACACACTGAACTGGTCAGCGCATACAGGATAATGCAGATACGCGAGCGTAAAAACCACGAAAGCGAATACATGCACTACGTAAACATATGCAGGGAACTGGGCGTAGATGTCGTTCCGGCACTCGACGGAATGATAACCCTCGACTACATTATCGCAAATGAGGACAGGCACTTCGGCAACTTCGGCCTTCTCCGCAATCCGGACACGCTGGAATGGATAGGAGCCGCTCCGGTTTTCGACAGCGGCACATCCTTATGGTACAACCGCTCCGACGACCAGATAACCACAGCGAACATCATCTGCAAGCCCTTCAGAAAAACGCACAGCGAGCAGGCAAAACTCATTTCGGACATATCAAAGCCGGATCTTTCCGCACTCGACGGCATAGGAGCTGACATTTTACGCATTCTCTCATCGCAGAAGCCGGAACGGACCGCGCTTATAGCCAAATGTGTCATGAACAGGATCGAAACGCTGAAAAAACGATGAAACTGTGGATTTAATATTGATGTTTTATTTATTCTGTGATATAATAGATGAATAATGTGGTTTTTTGAAGGCACGTTATTCTGACACAGAACTGATCTTACTGCCTTAACGGGTAAAATTTCATAAATTCAAATTATTCTTATAACAAGAGAGGTGTAATATATGGACTATCATTTTTCTGACAGAGTCTCAAAACTCAAACCTTCCGCTATACGCGAAATACTCAAGCACACTTCCGAACCGGGCGTTATCCCTTTTGCAGCCGGAAGTCCTGCTGCTGAAGCCTTTCCGACAGAAAGCATAAAGGCCATTTCAGACAGCATACTTGCATCAGATCCTATCGGTGCACTGCAGTACAGCATTACCGAGGGCTATACCCCGCTGAGAGACCGTCTTAAAAATGAACTGGCGAAGAAAAAACTGTTTCACCGAGGGACGTGACGATCTCATCATCACATCCGGTGCGCAGCAGGCAAACGAACTTGCGTGCAAGGTGCTGTGCAGCGATGGTGACACACTTATCTGCGAAGCTCCGAGCTTCATCGGTTCACTCAACGCATTCAAATCCTACAACGTAAACATCGTAGGCGTTGAAATGGAACACGACGGCATAAATATTGAAAAGCTTGAGGAAGCACTTAAGGCAAACAAAAAGGTAAAACTTCTTTATCTTATAACCAACTTCCAGAACCCGACAGGAAACACTCTGTCTCTGGAAAAGAGAAAAGCAGTCTACGAACTTGCAAAGAAATACGACTTTATCATTCTCGAAGACAACCCTTACGGTGACCTTCGCTTTGCAGGCGAGGACATTCCTTCGATCAAGTCGATGGACACTGAAGGCCGCGTTATCTACAGCAGAACATTTTCCAAAGTACTTGCACCGGGCCTCCGTGTAGGCTATGTAAGCGCCCCTGCTGAAATAATCGCAAAAATGGTAGTATGCAAGCAGGTAGCTGACGTACACACCAACATATGGGCTCAGCAGCTGTGCGACCGATTCATGGAAACGACAGATATGAATGAGCATCTGGCTTCACTCAGAAAAGTATACAGACGCAAGTTTACACTTATGGAAAACGGAATAAAGGAACACTTCGACCCTTCAGTAAAGGTAACCGAACCTGAAGGCGGACTGTTCATATGGGCTACTCTCCCTGAAAGCATCGACATGCTTGAATTCTGCAAAGTCGCTGTTGAGAAGTACAAGGTAGCTGTTGTTCCGGGCACTGCTTTCATGATAAATGAAAATGACAAAACCAACTCTTTCCGTCTTAATTTCTCAACACCTTCTGACGAGCAGATCGTCCGCGGATGCGAGATACTCGGAAAGCTTACCAAAGAAAAATTTTAACATACTGCCGTAAAAGCGGCAGAGAAACGGAGATCCATCATGGCAAATTTTGAACGTTACAATGTTTGTGAACCATATCTTCTTGCAAGAATCAAGGCACTCAGAATGCCTCCTGCAGTTATCGGCATCAAGCTCACAGACGACAAGCAGGTATACAGTGCAGTAGTTGACATCCCGATGGGCAGAGGCCTTCTCGGTACACTCGTATGCCTTGCAAACGGCGCAGTAAACATCTACTTCAACAACGGAGCTCAGATAACAGGTCTTGCAGCAAACCATCCTGCACTCGCGCAGGCATGCCGCTCATTCCTCGCAAGTGCAGGACAGTCACTCCCTGTATGCGAAAGAACATCTGTATTCGATCTTCCTACAGATCCTGCCGTACATTTCGTTCACCTTATGACAAGAAAGGGTGTTTACAAGACGATCGTAAACCCAATGACAGCAGGCTCTGAAGAGGGCAAGATGAGAGCATTCCTTCTCCACCTTTACCAGAAGGTAATGAATGAAGTGCAGAACGCTCAGACAAAGGACGCTTCTGCTAAAAAGTGATACCTGAAAGGACGTTAATAATGCCAGAAACAAGCGAAAAGAAGACCATTTTCAGCGGAATACAGCCGACAGGTGTTTTCACACTCGGAAACTATATCGGTGCTATCAGAAACTGGGGACCTCTGCAGGACGAATACAACTGCATTTATTCCATAGTTGACATGCACGCTATCACAGTAAGGCAGGAACCGGCAAAGCTGCGTCAGAACACGCTTCAGGCCTATGCACTTCTTCTTGCGTGCGGTATCGACCCGAAGAGATCAATAGCTTTCATACAGAGCCACAACCCGAACCATGCGGAACTGAGCTGGATACTTTCCTGCTCGACACAGTTCGGTGAGCTTTCACGAATGACACAGTTCAAGGCGAAGAGCCAGCAGCACGCTGACGACATCAATGCAGGTCTTTTCACATACCCGGTACTCATGGCTGCTGACATTCTTGCATATAACGCTGATCTCGTTCCTATAGGAGCTGACCAGAAGCAGCATCTTGAACTTGCAAGAAACATTGCAGGAAGATTCAATCAGAAATACGGTGACTTCTTCACTGTACCAGAGCCGTTTATTCCTAAGGCAGGTGCACGTGTAATGTCACTTCAGGATCCTGCTAAAAAGATGTCCAAGTCGGATGAAAACCCGAATGCATGCATATTCATACTTGATGACAAGGATACGATCATCAGAAAATTCAAGCGTGCCGTTACTGACTCAGATGCAGAAGTATGCTACAGGGAAGGCAAGGACGGCATCAACAACCTCATGACCATTTATTCGGTTATGACAGGAAAGTCGCTTGATGAGATCACTTCTGAGTTCTCCGGAAAAGGCTACGGCGATTTCAAACTTGCAGTCGGTGAAGCAGTAGCTGACCACCTTGAACCTGTACGTACTGAATTTTCAAAACTTGTAAAGGACAAGGATTATCTTAAGGAATGTTACACTGCCGGTGCTGAAGCTGCGGGCAGAATAACAAGAAAAACTCTTTCAAAGGTTTACAGAAAAGTCGGTTTTGTCGATGCAAGATAAGTGAAAGCACGTTTTTATCATGTGTTTTTTAACCATAATCACTTAATACTTAATGATTTATTCTATAAATATTACAAAATTGCTGAAAATGCTTGCTTTTT from Ruminococcus sp. HUN007 includes:
- a CDS encoding glycoside hydrolase family 11 protein — translated: MNRKYTTQISALLMSAAVTAASCPPAALVRAVDLNETGTAGGYTYNLWNQNETGDVEFTPDADGKLDLKYSGIEDIMLTKGTRFGSEYKWSSYGKITANYDIDYSITEVKPETEFTASTALFGIYGWTENSRVKTKTDYAPENTRAEYYVVEGWYKWRPPGSGTLLETVEIDGKLYDIYATRTITMGGIMGTDNGWQQFWSIRRDSEITDTSANISGTVTLSEHFKVWEKYGFDPDSDLYDTTVSAEVYRCGGQITMNKGCEVLTEYTNEQLAKTGPAETVVTDPKPEITASEDTVTPEITDVPETEPAVTDLAAPEENPAVTDPTVPEEKPAVTDPVASEEPEITDPDKPDPPSAEPEIIPGDADGNGSINCADLIAMKKELLYSDSKHDITPFDLNKDRKINIVDFILLKNAIMSDGR
- a CDS encoding HipA domain-containing protein; translated protein: MKGGSYPYRQQPYNEVIASLIAEKLGIAHVHYDMITITGEPFSICEDFVTTHTELVSAYRIMQIRERKNHESEYMHYVNICRELGVDVVPALDGMITLDYIIANEDRHFGNFGLLRNPDTLEWIGAAPVFDSGTSLWYNRSDDQITTANIICKPFRKTHSEQAKLISDISKPDLSALDGIGADILRILSSQKPERTALIAKCVMNRIETLKKR
- the trpS gene encoding tryptophan--tRNA ligase, which encodes MPETSEKKTIFSGIQPTGVFTLGNYIGAIRNWGPLQDEYNCIYSIVDMHAITVRQEPAKLRQNTLQAYALLLACGIDPKRSIAFIQSHNPNHAELSWILSCSTQFGELSRMTQFKAKSQQHADDINAGLFTYPVLMAADILAYNADLVPIGADQKQHLELARNIAGRFNQKYGDFFTVPEPFIPKAGARVMSLQDPAKKMSKSDENPNACIFILDDKDTIIRKFKRAVTDSDAEVCYREGKDGINNLMTIYSVMTGKSLDEITSEFSGKGYGDFKLAVGEAVADHLEPVRTEFSKLVKDKDYLKECYTAGAEAAGRITRKTLSKVYRKVGFVDAR